In one Streptomyces sp. NBC_01288 genomic region, the following are encoded:
- a CDS encoding ABC transporter ATP-binding protein has protein sequence MAEQTIEYHTERTPVAADSTIPTVVCDGVDIVYRVNGTGAGRGSATAALNRILHREKAEKAAGVRKVHAVKKVSFVAYKGEAIGLIGTNGSGKSTLLKAVAGLLPVENGRIYTHGQPSLLGVNAALMGDLTGERNVYLGGLAMGMSREQVKERYQGIVDFSGINEKGDFITLPMRTYSSGMGARLRFSIAAAKDHDVLLIDEALATGDRSFQRRSEERIRELRQHAGTVFLVSHNNKSIRDTCDRVLWLERGELLMDGPTEEVLGAYEAFTGGADKPKEPAPAGQVAVA, from the coding sequence GTGGCTGAGCAGACCATCGAGTACCACACCGAGCGGACCCCCGTGGCCGCGGACAGCACCATCCCCACCGTCGTCTGCGACGGCGTGGACATCGTCTACCGGGTCAACGGGACCGGCGCCGGACGCGGCTCCGCGACCGCCGCCCTCAACCGCATCCTGCACCGCGAGAAGGCCGAGAAGGCGGCGGGTGTCCGTAAGGTCCACGCCGTCAAGAAGGTGTCGTTCGTCGCCTACAAGGGCGAGGCGATCGGACTCATCGGCACCAACGGTTCCGGCAAGTCCACCCTCCTCAAGGCCGTCGCGGGCCTGCTCCCGGTCGAGAACGGCCGTATCTACACCCACGGCCAGCCCTCCCTCCTCGGCGTCAACGCGGCCCTGATGGGCGACCTGACCGGCGAGCGCAACGTGTACCTCGGCGGCCTGGCCATGGGCATGTCCCGGGAGCAGGTCAAGGAGCGCTACCAGGGCATCGTCGACTTCTCCGGGATCAACGAGAAGGGCGACTTCATCACGCTGCCGATGCGGACGTACTCCTCCGGCATGGGCGCCCGGCTGCGGTTCTCCATCGCCGCCGCCAAGGACCACGACGTCCTCCTGATCGACGAGGCGCTGGCGACGGGCGACCGGTCCTTCCAGCGACGCTCCGAGGAGCGGATCCGCGAGCTGCGCCAGCACGCGGGCACGGTCTTCCTCGTCAGCCACAACAACAAGTCGATCCGCGACACCTGCGACCGCGTGCTGTGGCTGGAGCGCGGCGAGCTGCTGATGGACGGGCCGACGGAGGAGGTCCTGGGGGCGTACGAGGCCTTCACGGGCGGCGCCGACAAGCCCAAGGAGCCCGCGCCGGCGGGCCAGGTCGCCGTCGCCTAG
- a CDS encoding MarR family winged helix-turn-helix transcriptional regulator, producing MTTTPAASPSTDWLRLDQQICFSLNAASRAFGGVYRVILKDLGLTYPQYLVMLVLWEHGELPVKKLGEHLRLDSGTLSPLLKRLETAGLVRRERSVRDERSVEVRLTEEGVALRERAVEVPRRILGATGFDLDEIRALRERLDQLTGALDSATLDEA from the coding sequence ATGACCACGACTCCCGCCGCCTCCCCCAGCACCGACTGGCTCCGCCTCGACCAGCAGATCTGCTTCTCCCTGAACGCCGCGTCGCGCGCCTTCGGCGGTGTGTACCGGGTGATCCTCAAGGATCTCGGGCTCACGTATCCGCAGTACCTGGTGATGCTGGTGCTGTGGGAGCACGGCGAGCTGCCCGTCAAGAAGCTCGGCGAACACCTGCGGCTCGACTCCGGCACGCTGTCCCCGCTGCTCAAGCGGCTGGAGACGGCGGGTCTGGTACGGCGTGAGCGCAGCGTCCGTGACGAACGGTCGGTGGAGGTGCGGCTCACGGAGGAGGGGGTCGCGCTGCGCGAGCGGGCGGTGGAGGTGCCTCGGCGCATCCTGGGGGCGACGGGGTTCGACCTCGATGAGATCCGGGCGCTGCGGGAACGGCTTGACCAGCTCACGGGGGCGTTGGATTCGGCGACGTTGGACGAGGCGTAG
- a CDS encoding ADP-ribosylglycohydrolase family protein produces MNPGPVYGCSRSERVLGAVLGSAVGDALGAPFEFGPEGAFSARFPVPGHGGEMCGGGGWDPGEATDDTQMAVLVAESLLECGGLQLPDMFRRFRQWAAADPKDIGLQTEAVLGSGDPWDLAAALHFQTSQRGAGNGALMRAAPSAVHFARAGRGATMDAARRIAALTHGDRAAWEGTAVFHELVRVALDGGDPLDAVTETLRYVHPDHQERYGVVLAPDWHPDLATEFNGAVWPCLGSAVWALRTTSSYEDAVRAAIDLGGDTDTVAAVTGGLAGAVYGSAAIPERWTGALHVPLPGFGGRVLRAAELGELARRLDHAAADSPAG; encoded by the coding sequence ATGAACCCCGGCCCGGTGTACGGCTGTTCGCGATCGGAACGCGTCCTGGGCGCCGTTCTCGGCTCCGCCGTCGGCGACGCTCTCGGCGCGCCCTTCGAGTTCGGTCCCGAAGGCGCCTTCTCCGCCCGTTTTCCGGTGCCGGGTCACGGCGGCGAGATGTGCGGGGGCGGCGGCTGGGACCCGGGCGAGGCGACCGACGACACGCAGATGGCCGTACTCGTCGCGGAGTCGCTACTGGAGTGCGGCGGGCTCCAACTCCCGGACATGTTCCGGCGGTTCCGGCAGTGGGCGGCCGCCGACCCGAAGGACATCGGGCTCCAGACCGAGGCCGTACTGGGCAGTGGCGACCCCTGGGACCTTGCCGCCGCCCTGCACTTCCAGACGAGCCAACGGGGCGCAGGGAACGGTGCGTTGATGCGCGCCGCCCCGTCGGCCGTCCACTTCGCGCGCGCGGGACGTGGCGCCACGATGGACGCCGCCCGCCGCATCGCCGCGCTCACCCACGGAGACCGCGCGGCCTGGGAAGGCACCGCCGTCTTCCACGAGTTGGTCCGCGTCGCGCTGGACGGCGGCGACCCGCTCGACGCCGTCACGGAGACCCTCCGGTACGTCCACCCCGACCACCAGGAGCGCTACGGCGTCGTCCTCGCACCGGACTGGCACCCCGACCTGGCGACGGAGTTCAACGGCGCCGTCTGGCCTTGCCTCGGCTCCGCAGTCTGGGCCCTACGGACCACGTCCTCCTACGAGGACGCCGTACGCGCCGCGATCGACCTCGGCGGCGACACGGACACCGTCGCCGCCGTGACGGGCGGCCTCGCCGGGGCGGTGTACGGGAGCGCGGCGATCCCCGAACGCTGGACCGGGGCCCTGCACGTACCGCTGCCGGGGTTCGGTGGTCGGGTGCTGCGAGCTGCTGAACTCGGGGAGCTGGCGCGGCGGTTGGACCACGCGGCGGCCGACTCACCGGCCGGCTGA
- a CDS encoding ABC transporter permease, with product MSQVLHTPPPSPAPADEDDLAALAARHGLTVSGARPSLREYVRQLWERRHFITAFATAKLTAQYSQAKLGQVWQVMTPLLNAAVYYFIFGVLLDTKRGVPDYIPFLVTGVFIWTFTQSSIMAGTRAISGNLGLVRALHFPRAALPISFALQQLQQLLFSMAALVVILLCFGVPISFSWLMAIPVLILQFTFNAGVSMIMARMGAKTPDIAQLMPFILRTWMYVSGVMWSIDKLTSKDHLPHIVTLALETNPAAVYIDLMRYSLIDSYHSSQLPPHVWPAALGWALIAGVGGFIYFWKAEETYGRG from the coding sequence GTGAGCCAGGTCCTCCACACACCGCCCCCTTCGCCGGCTCCGGCCGACGAAGACGACCTCGCGGCGCTCGCCGCACGCCACGGCCTCACGGTCAGTGGCGCCCGCCCCTCCCTGCGCGAGTACGTCCGCCAGCTGTGGGAGCGCCGGCACTTCATCACCGCGTTCGCCACCGCCAAGCTGACCGCGCAGTACAGCCAGGCGAAGCTGGGCCAGGTCTGGCAGGTGATGACGCCGCTGTTGAACGCGGCGGTGTACTACTTCATCTTCGGCGTCCTGCTGGACACCAAGCGCGGCGTGCCGGACTACATCCCGTTCCTGGTGACGGGCGTGTTCATCTGGACGTTCACGCAGAGCTCGATCATGGCGGGCACCCGGGCGATCTCGGGCAACCTCGGCCTGGTCCGGGCCCTGCACTTCCCCCGGGCCGCGCTGCCGATCTCGTTCGCGCTCCAGCAGCTCCAGCAGCTGCTGTTCTCGATGGCCGCCCTCGTCGTGATCCTGCTCTGCTTCGGTGTGCCGATCAGCTTCTCCTGGCTGATGGCGATCCCGGTGCTGATCCTCCAGTTCACGTTCAACGCGGGCGTCTCGATGATCATGGCCCGGATGGGCGCGAAGACACCGGACATCGCGCAGCTGATGCCGTTCATCCTGCGCACCTGGATGTACGTCTCCGGCGTCATGTGGAGCATCGACAAGCTGACCAGCAAGGACCACCTGCCGCACATCGTGACGCTCGCCCTGGAGACCAACCCGGCGGCCGTCTACATCGACCTGATGCGCTACTCGCTGATCGACAGCTACCACTCCAGCCAGCTCCCCCCGCACGTGTGGCCGGCCGCGTTGGGCTGGGCGCTGATCGCCGGAGTCGGCGGCTTCATCTACTTCTGGAAGGCTGAGGAGACCTACGGCCGTGGCTGA
- the galE gene encoding UDP-glucose 4-epimerase GalE — protein MTWLITGGAGYIGAHVVRAMTEAGEQAVVYDDLSTGIAERLPDGVPLVVGSTLDAERVARTLADQDVTGVVHLAGKKQVGESVDLPLHYYRENVEGLRVLLEAVTTAGVPSFVFSSSAAVYGMPDVELVTEETPCVPMSPYGETKLAGEWLVRATGRATGLSTASLRYFNVAGAGAPELADVGVFNIVPMVFEKLTENAPPRIFGDDYATPDGTCVRDYIHVVDLAEAHVAAARALQASPGRALTLNIGRGEGVSVREMIDLINAVTGYDRPPTVHPRRPGDPARVVASADRITTELGWKAKHDVQDMIASAWEGWVRLHPGAARS, from the coding sequence ATGACCTGGCTGATCACCGGCGGCGCCGGCTACATCGGAGCGCACGTCGTGAGGGCGATGACCGAGGCGGGCGAACAGGCGGTCGTCTACGACGACCTGTCCACCGGCATCGCCGAGCGCCTGCCCGACGGCGTCCCCCTGGTGGTGGGTTCGACCCTGGACGCGGAACGGGTGGCCCGCACCCTCGCCGACCAGGACGTCACTGGAGTCGTCCATCTGGCGGGGAAGAAGCAGGTCGGCGAGTCGGTGGACCTGCCGTTGCACTACTACAGGGAGAACGTCGAGGGCCTGCGCGTCCTCCTGGAGGCCGTCACCACGGCCGGCGTCCCGTCCTTCGTCTTCTCGTCCTCGGCGGCCGTCTACGGCATGCCGGACGTGGAGCTGGTGACCGAGGAGACGCCCTGCGTCCCGATGTCGCCGTACGGCGAGACCAAGCTGGCCGGTGAATGGCTGGTCCGCGCGACCGGCCGGGCGACCGGCCTGTCCACGGCCTCCCTGCGCTACTTCAACGTGGCCGGCGCCGGCGCCCCCGAACTCGCCGACGTCGGCGTCTTCAACATCGTCCCCATGGTCTTCGAGAAGCTCACCGAGAACGCGCCCCCGCGCATCTTCGGCGACGACTACGCCACCCCGGACGGCACCTGCGTCCGCGACTACATCCACGTCGTGGACCTGGCCGAGGCCCACGTCGCCGCGGCCCGCGCCCTCCAGGCCTCCCCCGGCCGCGCCCTGACCCTCAACATCGGCCGCGGGGAAGGCGTTTCGGTCCGCGAGATGATCGACCTCATCAACGCGGTCACCGGCTACGACCGTCCCCCGACCGTCCACCCCCGCCGCCCCGGCGACCCGGCCCGCGTCGTCGCCTCCGCCGACCGCATCACCACCGAACTGGGCTGGAAGGCCAAGCACGACGTCCAGGACATGATCGCGTCGGCCTGGGAGGGGTGGGTTCGGTTGCATCCGGGGGCCGCGCGCTCTTGA
- a CDS encoding glycosyltransferase family 39 protein — translation MLALGLWGLDRGGMWGDEAVTFLVGRRTVPQIWHLLHGVDAVHGLYYLLMHAVLTVHPGEVTLRLPSVCGAAATAGLVAALGVRLARPRVGLWAGLLYAITPLTGHYAQEGRSYALVAAGVAWATLLLVRALEGRSWWPYGAVLAVTFLLHEFAVLVLCAHVLTLAAARVPRATWLGWARAVSVAGGALLPLAWVSQRQSAQVAWLRIPDWDTTEGLARDFLAVAPTGLVFWASILLILLGLGSNRLASVALPLLLVPPVLLLTVSQFRPLFHERYVLYALAGAPLLVAAGADRVVGAVRWLWLEARGVPSGRRAEVERVVAGAGSRRELVGAVSAGGHGLGGDRRTGVGGGVGAGVGARDGVGVGAEARAGAGFGVGAETRGGAAAGAGAGVWADAQHGAAAAAAVGAREGAAAGAGVGAQTDAQDGSAAAALDGTDARADVRDRAGSGGEAGAGGGARAAAAVGAQGGAAAAAAAAAAAAAAAAAAAAAEAGARDGTRDRAGGAGEAGAGGGARDATAAGARDGAAVGAGARAGAGARGRAGGAGEAGAGGRTRAAAAATSRPSLTGVDRTSLPRPDARRPPTIGPMTNPYPPRRTLLATRANLITLAGVLAATAPFLHGLPAYQSDRSAAHRPENLAAVSALAGRELHPGDPVLFLPSFWRVTALAYPGPFVGARDLALGESGARSGTLSGREVRPGELRARLAGVDRVWVVAQSNLLPPRWVPGDPTDRVKLDVVDGEFARRQEYVRGRVKLALYIRRMPPQSTQPIQSVPTPTPTPTPRPTSPNPTPP, via the coding sequence ATGCTCGCGCTGGGACTGTGGGGGCTCGACCGCGGCGGGATGTGGGGCGACGAGGCCGTCACGTTCCTGGTCGGGCGGCGCACGGTGCCGCAGATCTGGCACCTGCTGCACGGCGTCGACGCGGTGCACGGCCTGTACTACCTCCTCATGCACGCCGTCCTCACCGTCCACCCGGGCGAGGTGACCCTCCGCCTGCCATCGGTGTGCGGCGCGGCGGCGACGGCGGGCCTCGTCGCGGCCCTGGGCGTCCGCCTCGCCCGCCCCCGCGTCGGCCTCTGGGCCGGCCTCCTCTACGCGATCACTCCGCTGACCGGCCACTACGCCCAGGAGGGCCGCTCCTACGCCCTCGTCGCGGCGGGCGTGGCCTGGGCGACGCTGCTCCTGGTGAGGGCGTTGGAAGGGCGTTCATGGTGGCCGTACGGCGCTGTCCTCGCCGTGACCTTTCTCCTGCACGAGTTCGCGGTCCTGGTGCTCTGCGCCCACGTACTGACCCTGGCGGCGGCTCGGGTGCCCAGGGCGACGTGGCTCGGCTGGGCCCGTGCGGTGAGTGTGGCCGGGGGTGCCCTATTGCCCCTGGCCTGGGTCTCCCAACGCCAGTCCGCGCAGGTGGCCTGGCTCAGGATCCCGGACTGGGACACGACGGAAGGGCTGGCCCGCGACTTCCTCGCCGTCGCCCCGACCGGCCTCGTCTTCTGGGCCTCAATCCTCCTGATCCTCCTCGGCCTCGGTTCCAACCGGCTCGCGTCGGTCGCGCTGCCGTTGCTCCTGGTGCCGCCGGTGCTCCTGTTGACGGTGTCTCAATTCCGGCCCTTGTTCCACGAGCGGTATGTGCTGTATGCGCTGGCGGGAGCGCCGCTGCTGGTGGCGGCGGGGGCGGATCGGGTGGTGGGGGCTGTGAGGTGGCTGTGGCTGGAGGCGCGGGGCGTGCCGAGCGGTCGGCGCGCGGAGGTCGAGCGGGTGGTGGCTGGGGCTGGGAGTCGCCGCGAGTTGGTGGGCGCGGTGAGCGCGGGTGGTCACGGGCTGGGGGGCGACCGTAGGACTGGAGTTGGGGGTGGCGTCGGAGCTGGAGTCGGAGCCCGAGACGGGGTCGGAGTCGGAGCTGAAGCCCGAGCCGGGGCCGGATTCGGAGTGGGAGCGGAGACCCGAGGCGGAGCTGCTGCCGGAGCTGGGGCTGGGGTCTGGGCCGACGCTCAACACGGAGCCGCGGCCGCTGCCGCAGTTGGAGCCCGAGAGGGAGCCGCAGCCGGAGCTGGAGTCGGAGCCCAAACTGACGCACAGGACGGATCGGCAGCCGCAGCCCTAGACGGAACCGACGCCCGAGCCGACGTCCGAGACAGAGCCGGAAGCGGAGGCGAAGCCGGAGCTGGAGGCGGCGCCAGAGCCGCAGCCGCAGTCGGAGCCCAAGGTGGAGCCGCAGCCGCAGCCGCAGCCGCAGCCGCAGCCGCAGCCGCAGCCGCAGCCGCAGCCGCAGCCGAAGCCGGAGCCCGAGACGGAACGCGAGACAGAGCCGGAGGCGCAGGCGAAGCCGGAGCTGGAGGCGGCGCCCGAGACGCAACCGCAGCCGGTGCCCGAGACGGAGCCGCAGTCGGAGCCGGCGCCCGAGCCGGAGCCGGAGCCCGAGGCAGAGCCGGAGGCGCAGGCGAAGCCGGAGCTGGAGGCCGGACACGAGCCGCAGCCGCAGCCACAAGCCGCCCATCTCTCACCGGAGTTGACCGTACGAGCCTCCCGCGCCCCGACGCCCGCCGCCCCCCGACTATCGGCCCCATGACCAACCCCTACCCACCCCGCCGAACCCTCCTCGCCACCCGCGCCAACCTCATCACCCTCGCCGGCGTCCTAGCCGCAACCGCCCCCTTCCTCCACGGCCTCCCCGCTTACCAGAGCGACCGCTCAGCCGCCCACCGCCCCGAGAATCTCGCCGCCGTCTCCGCGCTCGCCGGGCGTGAACTGCACCCCGGTGACCCGGTGTTGTTCCTGCCGTCGTTCTGGCGGGTGACGGCGCTGGCGTATCCGGGGCCGTTCGTAGGGGCCCGGGATCTGGCGTTGGGGGAGTCGGGGGCGAGGTCCGGGACGCTGAGTGGGCGGGAGGTGAGGCCGGGGGAGTTGCGGGCGCGGCTCGCCGGGGTGGACCGGGTCTGGGTCGTCGCGCAGTCGAATCTGCTGCCCCCGCGCTGGGTACCCGGTGACCCGACCGACCGGGTCAAACTCGACGTCGTGGACGGGGAGTTCGCGCGAAGACAGGAGTACGTACGAGGACGCGTGAAGCTCGCCCTCTACATCCGCCGGATGCCCCCGCAATCCACGCAGCCGATCCAGTCGGTGCCTACGCCTACACCTACACCTACGCCTCGTCCAACGTCGCCGAATCCAACGCCCCCGTGA
- a CDS encoding glycosyltransferase family 87 protein, producing MNAARRHRLLALTLAWLATRAGMLLLLSYNGLPLLGHGGVAREVWRLYLHWYGVLSHGTFPAHDPLWQYPPGAGPVLLSPALLPDLTYFQAFVVLTLATDAVITLTLARAGTRPGHSLRGAAYWIGCLPLLLHMPLVRYDVQVTAFAVISLLTLSRSTRVCGAFAALGALVKVWPALVLLGMPRGRTTRSAWSWAVGTGALSLMSLVVLFNNPFAFLRQQGGRGVQIESLGGTALGLATHVGWPGQVHYRYGAMEFTGPYVSSVADASLALTAVAFGLLLWWRLRARRWTDATPYDAALSAVLLFTVTSRVISPQYMIWLLGLAAVCLTSRHTTQRTVAALIVAATAVSSVEFPVLYLDVIHSTWTGCALMVVRNGLLAAAAVLSFVRLWRSSRPLPATTHTRVQSPGPHGESQQLTSAHSGA from the coding sequence ATGAACGCCGCCCGCAGACACCGCCTGCTCGCCCTCACCCTCGCCTGGCTCGCCACCCGCGCGGGGATGCTCCTCCTCCTCTCGTACAACGGCCTCCCCCTGCTCGGCCATGGCGGGGTCGCCCGGGAGGTGTGGCGCCTCTACCTCCACTGGTACGGCGTGCTCTCGCACGGCACGTTCCCGGCGCACGACCCCCTGTGGCAGTACCCGCCGGGCGCCGGGCCCGTGCTCCTGTCCCCCGCGCTGCTGCCGGACCTGACGTACTTCCAGGCGTTCGTCGTCCTCACCCTCGCGACCGATGCCGTGATCACGCTGACCCTGGCCCGCGCGGGCACCCGCCCCGGCCACAGCCTGCGCGGCGCCGCGTACTGGATCGGCTGCCTCCCTCTCCTCCTGCACATGCCCCTCGTCCGCTACGACGTGCAGGTCACGGCGTTCGCCGTCATCTCCCTGTTGACGTTGTCGCGCTCCACGCGTGTGTGCGGCGCGTTCGCGGCGCTGGGCGCGCTGGTGAAGGTGTGGCCTGCGCTGGTGCTGCTGGGGATGCCCAGGGGGCGGACGACGCGGTCGGCGTGGTCGTGGGCGGTGGGGACGGGAGCCTTGTCGCTCATGTCTCTCGTGGTTTTGTTCAACAATCCTTTCGCCTTCTTGCGTCAACAGGGCGGCCGGGGCGTACAGATCGAGTCACTCGGCGGTACCGCCCTCGGCCTGGCGACCCACGTCGGCTGGCCGGGACAGGTGCACTACCGGTACGGCGCGATGGAGTTCACGGGACCGTACGTCTCCTCCGTGGCCGACGCCTCCCTCGCGCTCACGGCGGTCGCCTTCGGGCTGCTGCTGTGGTGGCGGCTCCGGGCCCGCCGCTGGACCGACGCGACCCCGTACGACGCCGCCCTGAGCGCCGTCCTGCTGTTCACCGTGACCAGCCGGGTGATCAGCCCCCAGTACATGATCTGGCTGCTCGGCCTGGCGGCCGTCTGTCTGACCTCGCGGCACACGACCCAGCGCACGGTGGCCGCGCTGATCGTGGCGGCGACCGCGGTCAGCTCCGTCGAGTTCCCCGTCCTGTACCTCGACGTCATCCACAGCACCTGGACGGGCTGTGCCCTGATGGTCGTACGCAATGGGCTGCTGGCCGCCGCGGCCGTCCTCTCGTTCGTCCGTCTGTGGCGGTCGTCGAGACCGCTCCCTGCGACGACGCACACGCGCGTGCAGTCCCCCGGCCCCCACGGGGAGTCCCAGCAGCTGACCTCGGCACACTCCGGCGCCTGA
- a CDS encoding organic hydroperoxide resistance protein — protein sequence MDAIYTAVATATHGRDGRAVSNDGKIDLQLGIPVEMGGNGQGTNPEQLFAAGYAACFGSALGLVGRQAKVDVTDAAVTAEVGIGKQGEGFGLKVTLRVELPDTVDEATGRKLVETAHQVCPYSNATRGNIEVDLVIE from the coding sequence ATGGACGCGATCTACACCGCCGTAGCCACCGCCACCCACGGCCGCGACGGCCGCGCGGTCAGCAACGACGGCAAGATCGACCTTCAGCTCGGCATTCCGGTCGAGATGGGCGGCAACGGCCAGGGCACCAACCCTGAGCAGCTGTTCGCCGCCGGCTACGCCGCCTGTTTCGGCAGCGCCCTCGGCCTCGTCGGCCGGCAGGCGAAGGTCGACGTCACCGACGCGGCCGTGACCGCCGAGGTCGGCATCGGCAAGCAGGGCGAGGGCTTCGGCCTCAAGGTCACCCTGCGCGTCGAGCTCCCCGACACCGTGGACGAGGCGACCGGCCGCAAGCTGGTCGAGACCGCCCACCAGGTCTGCCCCTACTCGAACGCCACCCGCGGCAACATCGAGGTCGACCTCGTCATCGAGTAG
- a CDS encoding TetR/AcrR family transcriptional regulator, whose product MTTNADEPQTRQRRRTPAGAAVLREDVTEAIRAAVFEELAAVGYARMSIEGIARRAGVGKTAVYRRWRSKLHLVLDVVSAIAVMGLPTPDTGSLEGDLRMLYEVTSRALRHPVASQIIPDLQAEAARNPEIAEAMQKALREGQEGVASKILAAAERRGEIRPGMDEDLALDLISGPLYWRAVVIRSPKLPKGYLGALARATTEGLKAL is encoded by the coding sequence ATGACGACGAACGCCGACGAGCCCCAGACACGTCAGCGCCGCCGCACCCCCGCCGGGGCGGCCGTACTCCGCGAGGATGTGACCGAAGCCATTCGGGCGGCGGTCTTCGAGGAACTGGCGGCGGTCGGGTATGCCCGCATGTCGATCGAGGGGATCGCGCGCCGCGCGGGAGTCGGCAAGACGGCGGTGTACCGCCGCTGGCGTTCGAAGCTGCACCTGGTGCTCGACGTGGTGTCGGCGATCGCGGTGATGGGACTGCCGACGCCGGACACCGGTTCGCTGGAGGGCGACCTTCGGATGCTGTACGAGGTGACGTCACGGGCGCTGCGTCACCCCGTCGCCTCGCAGATCATCCCGGACCTCCAGGCCGAGGCGGCCCGCAACCCCGAGATCGCCGAGGCCATGCAGAAGGCGCTGCGCGAGGGCCAGGAGGGCGTGGCCAGCAAGATCCTGGCGGCGGCGGAGCGGCGTGGCGAGATCCGCCCCGGCATGGACGAGGACCTGGCCCTGGACCTGATCTCCGGCCCCCTGTACTGGCGTGCCGTGGTGATCCGCAGCCCGAAGCTGCCGAAGGGATACCTGGGGGCACTGGCCCGGGCGACGACGGAGGGCCTGAAGGCGCTGTAG